The following proteins are encoded in a genomic region of Salvelinus namaycush isolate Seneca chromosome 12, SaNama_1.0, whole genome shotgun sequence:
- the LOC120057199 gene encoding PHD finger protein 12-like → MWDKMETPTIVYDLDTSGGLMQQIQALLAPPKSEDGEKRGRKPDKNARRAGRATNHDTCDSCREGGDLLCCDHCPAAFHLQCCNPPLSKEMLPPGDWMCHRCMVRRKKRELKKEQINGLLDRQLSKQSPSPAAELELAPGTLRLDPTAAVGGTTGLRAAAVAQVRLLERRPSSRPNTPTSTASTDTATPSEQNDMDDDMLDVEDYSQGSEPESSTPHLKRPFDLLIAAAMERNPTQFQLPNELTCTTALPGTSKKRRRDEMTGKNVKRLQHELDHNGLVPLPVKVCYPCGRSCRLAPLIQCDYCPLLFHMDCLDPPLTAMPVGKWMCPNHIEHMVLKQRSLPLSGRCQLFDQFQDRMSQHAVKVDFLQRVHRLNTPVRRGAHIQLKKTLKVPDSIKSQYKCPPAMIAPAGIRNGELVCNSSSEPPQQHFTPSQHLTSEDEQQEWLRDVITLQCSIVRHMSAKQKLSSEWDSGKMDMADIKPCVTAEEGSAVCTSNRTESPASKPKADSAAVCPQGVPALKEGKCSMCTEKPCHNCGPSNVNGPLEEQLSWTNGSPEACRQDNLHKLREPSGPDRPGPQTPATSSPELTNHTGKAVVKTENTLLRPCEGTASSSTCPFKPDLRGPSPPHRPSPGTQGPALTSSSSTVGSCALTPPRAPYQIKGMTKLGSTPPADGKVSRDAVTTRSGSLLPCSFSMGDLSSRLKAVADCHGEIQMSSLDEKFIELLAWQRIQQLFGPKAPSPPQSSCISLPPVPQPQPTEAQNKDIQARAVFYPLTGKGGAVRMCYRSLYIGTGADMDVCLTNYGHCNYVSGKHACIFYDENTKQYELLNYSEHGITVDNVLYSCDFSEKTGPSPSSSLVSKVQNIIKRCKRRKQEEEGAGEPMVLEEGVMSQCQVTPSSPCCDCKASSSSLIGGSGAGWEGTALLHHGSFVKLGCMQFVFSITEFACKQSKKETLNNPTTTTATPQCQEGTEPSDKHTSTSQLHQVPVLHPNPVP, encoded by the exons ATGTGGGATAAAATGGAGACCCCAACGATTGTCTACGATCTTGACACTTCTGGTGGTCTTATGCAG CAAATACAAGCATTGCTCGCGCCTCCCAAGTCTGAAGATGGAGAAAAAAGAGGTCGGAAACCAGATAAAAACGCACGGAGAGCGGGGAGAGCGACGAATCACGACACCTGTGACAGTTGCAGAGAGGGAGGCGACCTCCTCTGTTGTGATCATTGTCCCGCAGCCTTTCATCTACAGTGCTG CAACCCACCCCTGAGTAAGGAGATGCTGCCCCCTGGAGACTGGATGTGTCATCGTTGCATGGTGCGTAGAAAG AAGCGGGAGCTAAAGAAGGAGCAGATAAATGGTCTGCTGGACCGCCAGCTGTCTAAGCAGTCTCCCTCTCCTGCAGCAGAGTTAGAGCTGGCCCCAGGCACCCTGAGGCTGGACCCCACGGCTGCAGTAGGAGGCACCACAGGCCTGAGAGCTGCAGCTGTGGCCCAGGTCCGTCTCCTGGAGAGGAGGCCCAGCAGTAGACCCAACACCCCAACCTCCACCGCCTCCACAGACACCGCCACGCCCTCGGAGCAGAACGACATGGATGATGACATGCTAGACGTGGAGGACTACTCGCAGGGCTCAGAGCCCGAGAGCTCCACCCCACACCTCAAGAGGCCCTTTGATCTTCTGATAGCAGCAGCCATGGAGAGGAACCCCACGCAGTTCCAGCTTCCCAATGAGCTCACCTGCACAACTGCACTTCCAGGAACCAGTAAaaaaaggaggagagatgagatgaCTGGGAAGAATGTGAAGCGACTGCAGCATGAGCTGGACCACAATGGGCTGGTCCCACTACCGGTGAAGGTCTGCTATCCCTGTGGCAG GAGCTGCAGGTTGGCACCATTAATCCAGTGTGACTATTGCCCCCTCCTGTTCCACATGGACTGTCTGGACCCCCCTCTTACTGCCATGCCTGTGGGCAAGTGGATGTGTCCCAATCACATAGAACACATGGTG CTGAAGCAGAGGAGCCTACCGTTGAGCGGTCGCTGCCAACTGTTTGACCAGTTTCAGGACAGGATGTCCCAGCATGCCGTCAAGGTGGACTTCCTGCAGCGGGTGCATCGTCTCAACACCCCCGTCCGCCGAGGAGCCCACATACAGCTGAAGAAAACCCTCAAG GTCCCTGATTCTATAAAGTCCCAGTACAAGTGTCCCCCGGCCATGATTGCCCCGGCAGGGATCCGCAACGGGGAGCTGGTCTGTAACAGCAGTTCAGAACCCCCTCAGCAGCACTTTACACCCTCTCAGCACTTAACCAGTGAAGATGAGCAACAGGAG TGGCTCAGAGACGTCATCACACTCCAGTGCAGCATAGTGAGACATATGTCAGCCAAGCAGAAGCTGTCGTCCGAATGGGACTCTGGGAAAATGGACATGGCTGACATCAAACCCTGTGTCACAGCAGAGGAGGGCAGTGCTGTGTGCACTTCTAACCGGACAGAGTCGCCAGCCTCCAAGCCTAAAGCTGACAGTGCAGCAGTTTGCCCCCAGGGGGTGCCTGCACTCAAGGAAGGGAAGTGTAGCATGTGTACAGAGAAGCCTTGTCACAACTGTGGGCCCAGTAATGTTAACGGTCCCCTGGAGGAGCAGCTGTCTTGGACCAATGGGAGTCCAGAGGCCTGCAGACAGGACAACCTCCACAAGCTGAGAGAGCCCTCAGGTCCTGATAGGCCTGGTCCTCAGACACCAGCAACTTCCAGCCCGGAGTTAACCAACCACACTGGTAAAGCTGTGGTCAAGACCGAGAACACCCTCTTAAGACCCTGTGAAGGGACGGCCTCCTCATCCACCTGTCCCTTCAAACCAGACCTCAGAGGCCCCTCTCCACCTCACAGACCCTCCCCAGGCACACAGGGCCCTGCTCTAACCAGTAGCAGCAGCACCGTGGGGTCCTGTGCCCTCACTCCACCCagagcaccataccagatcaagGGGATGACCAAGCTGGGCTCCACCCCACCAGCAGATGGGAAAGTCAGTCGTGATGCTGTGACCACCAGGAGTGGTTCTCTCCTCCCCTGCTCTTTCTCTATGGGAGACCTGTCCAGCCGTCTGAAGGCTGTGGCAGACTGCCATGGTG AGATTCAGATGAGTAGTCTGGATGAGAAGTTCATTGAACTCCTGGCCTGGCAGAGGATCCAGCAGCTGTTTGGGCCTAAAGCCCCTTCCCCTCCACAGAGCAGCTGTATCAGCCTACCTCCTGTTCCACAACCCCAGCCTACAGAAG CACAAAACAAGGATATCCAGGCCAGGGCTGTGTTTTATCCTTTGACTGGGAAAGGAGGAGCTGTCCGTATGTGCTACAGAAGCCTGTACATAGGAACTG GTGCTGACATGGACGTGTGCCTTACAAACTATGGTCATTGTAATTACGTTTCAGGAAAACATGCCTGCATCTTCTATGATGAG AACACCAAGCAGTATGAGCTCCTCAACTACAGTGAACATGGGATAACGGTGGACAATGTGCTGTACTCCTGTGACTTCTCTGAGAAGACTGGGCCCAGCCCCTCCAGCAGCCTGGTCTCCAAAGTGCAGAACATTATCA AGCGCTGCAAGAGGAGGAAGCAGGAAGAGGAAGGGGCAGGGGAGCCCATGGTGCTAGAGGAGGGGGTGATGAGTCAGTGTCAGGTGACTCCTTCTAGCCCCTGCTGCGACTGCAAGGCCAGCAGCTCCAGTCTGATCGGGGGCAGTGGGGCAGGCTGGGAGGGCACTGCCCTGCTCCACCACGGCAGCTTCGTCAAGCTGGGCTGCATGCAGTTTGTCTTCAGTATTACAGAGTTTGCCTGCAAGCAGTCCAAAAAGGAAACCCTTAACAACCCAACTACCACCACTGCCACCCCCCAGTGCCAGGAGGGAACAGAACCCTCTGACAAGCACACGTCCACCTCCCAGCTCCACCAAGTGCCAGTGCTGCACCCTAACCCTGTCCCCTAG